The Deltaproteobacteria bacterium region TTAGCTCATCTACATTCAGCTGCTTTAGCAAACTTTCCAGCTCCGTTTGATAGAAACCGTCGTATGTAGTTTTTTCTATAATAAAATCTTCCTTTTGGGGAGACAGTTCTTTTACAACTTTTGCACCTTCTGTGCCTTTTACGGCATGTTTAGGCCAGATTTTAAATTCTTTATCATCCTCTGTATGAGAATCGCATA contains the following coding sequences:
- a CDS encoding cysteine hydrolase, which encodes CDSHTEDDKEFKIWPKHAVKGTEGAKVVKELSPQKEDFIIEKTTYDGFYQTELESLLKQLNVDELTIVGCVSNICIMYTTSSAVLRGYKVSIPLNCIASIDEGGKACALKQFKEVLRVNLI